Below is a window of Longimicrobium sp. DNA.
GCTGCGCAATGGCGACGTGGTGCGCGCGATGGGCGGCGGGAGCCCGTGGACGATCGTCACCCGCCACGCGCCGCGCTTCCTGCGGCGCATGGTGGACGCGCAGCCGCACCTGGAGCGCGCGCAGGCGGGGATGCGCATCGTGGGCTGGATCGCGGACGAAGCGCCGCGCCTGGACGCCGGCGCCGTGCGCATCGCGCGCGGCGCGCAGGTGGTCCACGACGCGGAAGCCTGGAGCGCCGCGGCCGGAGCCGCGTGATGCGCCCCGCGGGAACGCTCGAGACCGTGCGCCGCGCCGTCCGCCGCGTGGTGGAAGGCACGCCGGAGCTGCGGCGCGACGCCGCGCTGCGCCGCCGCATCGCCCAGGGCATGGTGCGCGTCTGCGCCGCCGCGGCGGAGCTGATGGAGGCGGAGGACCGGCTGACGGGGGAGATCTCGCGGCGGGGACGGCAGGGGACAGGGGAGAGGGGACGGGGGACAGAGGGCGGGGAGATGGAATCTCGTCCGTCCTCCGGATCTCCGTCGTCCGGATCTCCGTCGTCCGGATCTCCATCTTCCGAGTCTTCGGATTCTTCTCCCGCCCTGGCCGCGGGGATGGCCGTGTCTCCATCTCCATCCCCCCGATCGAAAACTCCGCGCGGGGCGATGGCGAGCGGGCAGGCGGCGGGGGACATCCATCGCCGCACGGCGGTGAATTCGGCGGCGGGCGTGCTGCGGGCCACGCGCGATGCCATCGACTTTCCCGGCTTCGTCAACTCGCTGATCACCGGCGTCTTCTCGGCGATGACCACCTCCACCATCCAGCAGCTGCAGGCGTATGCCGACCTGCTGGGCGCGGTGGGGATGAGCACCAGCCAGTTCGCCTCCAGCAGCATCACCGACGGGCGGGCCATGGACTGGGTGGCGCAGCGCTTCCCCGCGTTCCGCGTGGTGATCGCCGAGGGGCAGCCGCCGCGCCTGGCGCTGAACGACGGCGCCGACATGCCCGACGCCGACGAGCTGAAGAGCGCGCTGGACGCCAGCGACGACGAGGTGTCGACGGTGGACGACGACGAGCTGGGCGAAACGCTGGTGCCGCTGGTGAAGCGCAAGCTGGCCCGCGAGCGCCAGTCCATGCTCTCCACCATGCTGCTGATGGGGATGAACCGCATCGTGGTGGACGACGGGCGGATCCGCGCCTCGATGGAGCTGCAGGTGGATGCGCGCAGCACCGCCGAGCAGACCACCGCCGAGCGCGCCGACACGCGGGTGACCACCGGCGGCAGCGCCAGCTTCGGGATGGGGATGTGGGGCGCCAGCGCCAACATCCAGGCCACCGTGGGCTACGTGAAGAGCGACGAGCAGTTCAGCCGCGAGGACATCGCGCTGCGCGCCGGGCTGCGCTCCAGCGTGGACATCGGCTTCCACACCGAGCCCATCGCGCTGGACCGCATGGCCGGCGCGGGCGCGGTCCGCCACATCCGCGCGCAGTCGATGGTGCCCGAGACGGAGGCCCGGCTGGAGAACCTGCTGACCGCCGACGAGCGCCGCACCGCGCACCCCGCCTTCGAGGCGATCCCGCAGGCGCAGCCCGCGCCCGCCCCGAACTCCGACGAGGCCCGTGCCCTCCGCCAGCGCCAGAACAACACCGTGGGCGACGGCACCACCGCCTCGGGCGGAAGCGGCGCCTCGGGCGGAAGCGGCGCGACGACCGCGACGACTCCGGCGTCCACGACCACGACAGCGCCGGCGGAGGCCGCGCCGGCGACGGAAGCCGTCGCGGCCACGCCGCCCTGATGAACGCACGCAGCGGCGCGGAGAAGCGGTGATCGCGGTGAGCTCTCCCGCGTCTCCGCGTCTCCGCGTGAGATGACAAGGATCGTCCGAAGCACGCGCCGAACCGGCGGGAGAGCACCCTCATGGCCGACCCCGTAACCTCGAAAGCCGCGAAGACGCCGCCGCTGGTGGTGCTGAGCCCCACGCGCCACGCCGCGCTGGTGGCCGCGCTCGACGCGGCGGTGGCGGCCGACCCGGCGCTGGCCGGCGCGCGCTCGCTGCTGCTGACGCCGCTGACCATGCTCGAGGCGCTGGCCCGCGACGCCGTGGGCGCGCTGGGCGACGACGTGCTGGCCGCCGAGCGCCTGCGCCTCCTCCTTGCGCTCGCCGCCACGCAGATGCCGGCGCTCACCGCCTTCCGCGACGTGCTGGGCGACTCCACGCCGTCCAGCGGCATCTCCTCCAGCTTCCCCATCCCGGCCCTCGCGGCGGCCGCCATCCCCTGCGACGACGCGGTGGTGCACGCCGGCGCGCTGGTGATCGTGGCCCTGGCCGCCGGCAGGGTGGGGAAGAGCACCGGGCTGGCCGATCCGCTGCTGAACAACGTGCTGGCGACCGCCCTCGCCGCCGGCCCCGCCGAGGCTGTCTCGCGCGCCATCGCGTCGGGGATGGGCACGGACCAGGTCCGCGCGCTCCTGGCCGGGCTGGCCGCCGGCCACAACGGCGAGGACCGCCGCCTTTCCGCCGTCATCGCCACCTTCCTGGCCGACGCCTGCGAGCGCGCGCGCTGGGCGTGCCTGGAAACGCTCTTCACCCAGGTGCGCCGCGACGTGGCCGGCAGCACCTGGGACGCGGCGGGAACGGGGGGCATCGTGGAGGTCGATCCGCGCGCCGCCTGCCCCGGCCAGCCCGTGAGCATCCGCGTGGAGCCGGTGGACGACGGGCCCATCATCTTCCTGCGCACCAGCGCCACGCCCGAGACGCCGCTGGACGCCGCGCACTTCCTTCCCCTGCTCGAGGCGAAGGCCGCCTCGGTCGTCTTCGCCGCGCAGGGACGCCGCTCGGTCGCGCGTCTGGCCGACGCGGTCGACGCGCAGACGGGCGTCGTCACCGTCACCGTTCCCGCCGGGGCGCACGGGGGGTGGGTGGGCTTCGCCGATCCGGCGCTGCTGGCCGAGACCAACGACGACCGAAGCGCGCTCCGCGAGCAGTGGGACGAGCGCAACACCGGCGAGCCCGCGCTCCGCTGCGCGCCCGTCCCCATCGCCGCCATCCCGCTGCTGCGCAACCCGCCCACGCCGCCGCGCTCGCCGCAGGCGCGGTTCGACGGCGGCGCGCCGGTCATCCTCGCCGCTTCCATCTCTCCGCCCGTGGCCGACCCCGGCGGCGAGCTGCGGCTGAAGTGGCGGGTGCAGGGCGCCACCTCCGTCCACGTGGACCCCAGGCCGGGGGTGGTGGAGGCCGAGGGCGAGGCCACGGTGAAGGCGCCGGAAGACCGCGCGCACGCCGAGTTCGTGCTGGTCTGCGAGAGCGGGTGCGGCGATCCGCTGCGGCGCAGGCTGCGGGCGCGGGTCCGCGTGCGCATCCGCGCCATCGCCGCCGACCAGCCGGAGCGCACCGCGCTGGCGCTGAAGCTGGTCGGCACCCCCGGCAAGGCGAACGTGAACGTCCGCCTCTCCTCCTTCGCCGCCGCGCCGGCGCGCCCGCTGGTGGCCGGCGAGGCCTTCCAGCTCACCGCCACCCTCTCCGCCGCCGACGCGCGCGGCCGCGCCGAGCTGCGGATCGGCGACGAGGCGAAGGCGATGAAGCTGGAAGGGGGGAAGGCGACGATCACGCTCCCCGGCCGCTACGCGGTGGACGGGCTCGCCGGCACCGTCGTCTTCCGCGCGCCCGACGGCGAGATCGACGACCGGCGCGACTTCGGCCCCCTCGCCTTCGTCACCCTGCGCCAGCGGCGGCTGATGGTGATCCGCCCCGGCCTGGCCACCCGCGACCTGCACCGCGTCGCCGCCGGCGAGGTCGCCCGGGCGCTGGACGAGGCGCGGCGCACGCTGGCGATGGAGATCGACGCGGCCGAGCCGGTGTGGGCGGACGACGAGGAGCTTTCCCTCACCGAGCCCGCGGACGGGCCCGACGTCACCGCCACCGCCGACCTCCTCGAGCGGCTGCACGCCCTGGCCGCCCGCACCCCCGGGCGCGAGGACGCCCTCTGGGTCGCCGTCGTCCCCAAACCGCCGAAGAGCGAGTTCCTGCGCGTGGAGCCCGCCGAGGCCGCGCGCGCCGTGGCCGTCTGCACCCCCGGCGCGCTGGCCCGGCTGCTGGACGCCGAGCTTCCGGCCGCGGAGGCGCGCGTCACCCGGCTCAGGATCGCGGGAACGGTGGACGGCGCCAGCTCCATCCGCCTGCAGCCGCTGCGCGTGGAGGACCGCGCCGCCGGCCCCGGTGCCCGCGTGGAAAGCGGCCTCCGCGCCGTCGCGCTCGACGCGCAGGGGCGCGTCCGCGCCTCGCGCGCGGTGCGGCTGCTCACCGCCGACCGCCCGGCGCGCCTCTTCGTCCTCCTCCCCATCACCAGCGACGTCACCGACCTGGAGATCCGCATCGACGACGGCCAGCCGCCGCTCCCCGCGATGGACCCGTACGGCTTTGGCGCGCTCTGCGGCGACGGCTCGCGCGACAACCCGCTCGCCCTGCGCCGCATCCACCGCTCCGAGGGCCAGCCGGAGGTGAGCGGCGTGGAGACCCAGGGAGACGGGCTGGCCTTCGAGTACGGCCACACCCGCTCCGCCCGCTCGTCGATCGTGGTCGAGGCCGGCGGCGCGCGGGGATGGGGCACCGTCCTCCGCCTGCAGCCCTGCCAGGAGGCGGGAACGCTCCCCGTCGACCGCCTCCGCCTCCGCGACGACGACCGCATCCGCGTCGCGGCGACGGACGGGTGGAACACCGACTTCGCGCCCGACGTGGGGCTCCCCATCCCCCGCACGCCCCCCTTCTCCGTGGCCGCGCGCCACGCAGGCGGGCTCCGGTTCTGGGCGGACGTGGACGAGGGCGGCGAGCCGTCGATCGCCTGGACGCTGCGGGAGCTGGACGGCACGGGTGAGGTGGTCGGGGAGACGGCGTTCGAGGGGACGCTCGTCACCGTCCCCCGCGATTTCCCGGGCGGCGACCTGACGCTCACCGTGGTCCGCGGCGAGACCGCCGTCTCCGACACGCGCACCATCTCCCGCGATGGGCGGGTGGACTGCCGGCGCACCGAGCTGCCGGAGGACGCCCATGCCTGAGCCGCGCATGGAGATGGAGACGCGCGCGCGCCGCCGCTTCGACGTGTGGAACGAGGTGCCGCTCGTCCCCCAGCTCACCGGGATGAGCTGCTGGGCCGCCGCCGCGGCCATGATCATCGGCTGGCGCGACCGCATTCTGGTGGACCCGCCGCAGGTGGCGCGCGGAGCGGGGAGCTGGCAGTCGTACGCCGGCGGGCTGCGGCCGGGCGACGTGCAGTCGCTCGCCCGCGCCTGGGGGCTGGTGGAGGAGCACCGCGAGACGTGGACGCCCGAGGCGCTGCGGCGCGTCCTCCAGCGCCACGGCCCCGTCTGGCTGGGCGAGGCCAGTCCCGGTCTCCATTCCGTCGTCGTCGCCGGGATGCACGGCGACGGCACGGCCGACGGCACCTGGGTGCGCGTGAACGACCCGTGGCCCATCGGCCGCGGCGAGCGCTACACGCTGCCGTGGCGCACGCTGAGCGCCAACTACCGCGCCGCCAGCGACCTCATCGGCGTGCAGGCCCACGTCCTCCACGCGGGGGGACGCCGCGGCTCCGCCCGCTCGCGCGTGGCCGAGACCCGCGCCACCCGCTCCGGCATCACCCTTCCCCCCTTCCCAGCCCCCGAGGAACCCATGAACAGCAACGGGAACGGCAGGCGCCCGCACCCCGAGGAATACGCCTCGGCGTACGGAACGTCGTACGGGTCGCCGCTGGCGGTGGCGGCCGCGGCGGTCGCCGCCGGCGAGCGCTACGTGAGCACCGGCGCGGGGGGCGGCACCAACCCGCTGGCCAGCCACGGCGGCACGGGCGAGAACCTGTACCTGGCCTGGAACGCGATGTCGGGCGATGCCGCGCAGATCGACCTCGTCGTGCACCTGCACGGCTTCACCGGGAGGAACCCGGACGCGGCGTGCACCCGCTTCCTGGCGGGGCGCAGCGGGCTGCGCCTGGACGGGCGCGCGCGCCCGACGCTGGCCATCCTCCCGCGCGGCCGCAAGATCACCGCGGCCGAAGTCGAGGCGAAGCAGCCCGCGTACCAGCAGAAGCTCAGGGAGTATGAAGCCCTGCTCGCCGAGTACAACGCACACCCCGCGGGCCGGCGGCCGCCGCGCAGGCCCTCGCCGCCGCGCGACGACGTGTACACCTTTCCCGCGCTCGAGCACGGGAGCGGGGCGGGGCTGGAGGCGCTGGTGGCCTGGGCGGTGGCGTGGTTCGCCCGCGAGGTGCTGCAGCGCGGCGAGCGGCCGGGGATCGGCCGGTGCATCCTGGCCGGCCACTCGGGCGGAGGCGCGCCGGTGAACGCGCTCCTGCAGTGGAAGGACCAGCGCGCCATCTGCAACCCGCACGAGGTCCACCTGTTCGACGCGCTGTACGGCGGCACGGGGAACATCGTGGCGTGGGCGGGCGCCCGCGTGGCAGCCGACCGCCGCCTGGCCGCCGGCCTTTCCCCCGCCGACGCGCTCGCGCGGCTCCGGGCACAGGGCGGAGGGCTGCGGATCTTCTACCGCGGCGAAGGGACGATGCCGAACTCCCAGGCGGTCGGCGCCACCCTCCCCGCGGCGGGCGACCCGCTCCAGGGCGCCTACCGCGCCGAGCAGACGACGTTCCCGCACGAGGACGTCCCGCGCGCCTTCCAGCCCGCGCTGCTGGGCGACGTGCGCGCCACCCTGCCGCTGGACCCGGCCGCGCGCCCGCCCGCCAGCCGCGCCCACTCGGCGGACGGGTACGGCGAGTACTCGGCGGAGGAGGATACCGCGATGGAGCCGGCCTACGGCTACCCCGGCGCCGGTCCGTACTACGGCTACGTGGCCGCGCTGGCGGTGGACGACGACGTGCGCGCCTGGCTGGCCGCGCGCGCGCCCACCGACCGCGCGCCGCTGGCCGCCGGCGTGGCCGCCTGGATCACCGACACCGCGCGCTCGGGGATCGACCTGATCGGCGACGCCACGCGGCGGGCGCACTTCCTCACCGGGGTGGACTGGACGCGCGTGGACTTCCCCGGCAACGATGCCGACCGCTCGGCCGAGGCCACGGCGCTCTTCGCGGCCATCGCCGCCGCCGTCCCCGAGCGCCGGGTGACGGCGCTGCGCTACCACGACGTGGACGCGGTGGTCCAGCCCGTTCCCGGCGCGTCCGGGTTCCGCCTGCACCCCGAGGCGAAGGACGCCTTCGTGCGCATGCGCGACGCGGCCCGCACCGACGGGGTGGAGCTGCGCATCGGCTCGGCGTGGCGCTCGCTGCAGCACCAGGCCCGGCTCGCGGCGGGGAACCCCAACCCCAACGCGGTGGCGCAGCGCGTCTCCGCGCACTCGTACGGGCTGGCGGTGGACCTGCTGCTCTCCGCCGACGGGCTGCGCGTGAGCGAGATCACCACCCGCCCGTTCACCAACGTGGTGGCGATGTACCGCTCGCCCGTGTACAAGTGGATGGCGCTGCACGCCCGCGACCACGGCTTCTTCCCGTACCGGCGCGAGCCCTGGCACTGGGAGTACAACCCCGCGGGCTTCGGCGAGCGCTTCGAGCGCGAGGCGCCGGCCGCGGCGCACGGCCACGCGTACGGCGCGCCGTTCGGCCTGTTCGAGCGCTATCCCGGCGGCGCGCTGGACGCCGCGCCGGTGAACCGCATCGCCGTCCCCCGCATCGCGCGGCCGTCGCTGGGCGAGGGGATGCAGGCCCCGGCGCCGGTGGACTGGTGCGCCATGCGCACCACCATCGCCAACGTGGCACTGGCCGAGGAGCGGCGGTGGACGCGGCCGAACGGCACCAAGCTGGTGGAGAGCGACGCCAGCCAGCTCGCCATCCTGCAGCAGTACTGGCAGTCGGTGCCCGGCTTCGCGGCGCCCGCGGCGGCGCTGGCGGCGGCGCGGCGCTCGGCCAACAACGAGCGCTTCTGGGAGTGGAGCGCCGCCTTCATCTGCCACGTGATGCACACCGCGGGCGTGCAGCGGGCGCACGGCTTCGAGTTCGCGGGGCGGCACATGAACTACATCGTGGGCGCGCTGCGCAACCGCGAGCGCAGCGACACCACCCGGCCGTTCTGGCTGGTGGACCACCTGGAGCTGGCGCACGAGACCACCCTGGAGCCCGGCGACCTGCTGTGCCTGAACCGCCCGGTCGAGCACGTGTGGACGAACCACACCTACACCAGCCTGCGCCGCGCCTTCTGGGAGAACGGGCACCAGAACGCGGACGTCACCGGCTCGTCGCACGTCGCGCTGATCGTGCGCACCGGGCAGGACGCGCGCGGCAGGTTCGTGGAGACGATCGGGGGGAACGAGACGCAGTCGGTGCGGCTGCGCCGGGTGGACCTGGACGCGAACGGGGGCATCGCCAACGCACAGGCGCGGCACATCTTCGGGCTGATCAAGATGACCGGCTGCAACCGCTGACGATTTTCGAAGTTCACGCGGAGAAATGCGGAGGAGCAGGGGAGAGCGGTGCTTTTCCCCTGCTCCTTCCGCGTCTCTCCGGCATCGCAGGGTCTCGCGCGGAGACGCGGAGACGCGGAGACGCGGAGACGCGGGGAACTGACCGAGCGTCTCCGCGTCTCCGCGTGAGATTTCTTTCAGGATCGTGGGGATGGAGATGGAACGACGGAGGCGCGGGAGATGCTTTCTCGCTCAGAACCTGACCAGGCCGAACGCCAGGAGCAGCGCGACGATGCCGCCCAGCACCGCGCTCCACATCGCCCACAGCTTGTAGAAGGCGAGCTGCGGGTGCAGGCGCTTGTACAGCCACGCCAGCGCCGCCCCGCCGCCGAAGGTGCCGGCCAGCCAGCCGATGGCGATGGCCGACCACACCTCGAACCCGGTCGGGTGCAACGCTCAGCCTTCGCGGACCAGGTCGTAGCGCTCGATCTTCTTGTACAGGTTCGAGCGGGGCATGTCCAGCAGGCGCGCGGTCTCGCTCACGTTCCAGTCGTTCTCGCGCAGCTTCTGGATGATGAACGCGCGCTCGGCCGCCTCCTTGAACTCCGAGAAGGTGGTGCAGCCGAGCAGGTCGCTCGACAGCCCGCCGCCCTTCATGTGCCCGCCCACCAGCAGCTCCACGTCGTCGCCCGTCACCGCGCCGCCGCCGGAGAGGATGAGCAGACGCTCGATGGTGTTGCGCAGCTCGCGCACGTTGCCGGGCCAGTCCATCCGCTGCAGGCGGCCCACGGCGTCGTCGGTGAGCTGCCGCGGCTTCAGCGCGCTCTCCCTGGCGATCGTCTGCACGAAGTGCTGCACCAGCATGGGGATGTCCTCGCGGCGCTCGCGCAGCGGGGGCACGTGCAGGGGGATCACGTTCAGGCGGTAGAACAGGTCCTCGCGGAAGCGCCCGTTCTTGATCTCCTCCTCCAGGTCCTTGTTGGTGGCCGCCAGCACGCGCACGTCCACCTTGATGGGCTTGGCGCCGCCGACCCGGGTGATGATCCCCTCCTGCAGCGCGCGCAGCACCTTGGCCTGCGCGGCCAGCGACATGTCGCCGATCTCGTCCAGGAACAGCGTGCCGCCGTCGGCCAGCTCGAACTTGCCCGCGCGGTCCTCCACGGCGCCGGTGAACGAGCCCTTCATGTGCCCGAACAGCTCGCTCTCGATCAGTTCGCTGGGGATGGCGGCGCAGTTCACCTCGATGAACGGCCCGTCCGCCCGCGGGCTCAGGCGGTGCACGGCGCGGGCGATCAGCTCCTTCCCCGTCCCGTTCTCGCCGGTGACCAGGACGCGCGCGTCGGTGGGCGCCACCTTCTCCACCCGGTCCAGCACCTGGCGCAGCGCGAACGAGCGGCCCACGATCTGGTGGCGGCTCTCCACCTCGCCGCGGAGGCGGGCGTTCTCGGCCTGCAAGCCCTGCTGCGACAGCGCGTTGCGCAGCACGATCAGCAGGCGCTCGGTGTCGAGCGGCTTTTCCAGGAAGTCGAAGGCGCCGCGGCGGGTGGCCTCGACGGCGGTGTTGATGGTGCCGTGGCCGCTCATCATCACGACGACCGCGGCCGGGTCGCTTTCGCGGATCTTGCTGAGCGTCTCCAGCCCGTCCATCCGCGCCATCTTCACGTCCAGGAAGGTGACGTCGGGGCGGAAGTCGCAGTACAGCTCGATCGCCTCGGCGCCGCCGGACGCGGCGCGGACTTCGTGGTCTTCGTACTCGAAGAGCTGGGTCAGGACGTGCCGGATCCCCTGCTCGTCGTCCACTACCAGGATGCGGGCCATTTATCTAACTGAAGTGCGTGAGTGCGGAAGTGCGTGAACAGCAGTGCCAAGTGCCGAGTGCCTAGTCCTAAGTCCTAAGTCCTAAGTCCTGAGTGAAACCCACTTGGGACTTAGGACTTGGGACTTAGGACTTCTTTTCATCTCCCCGGCGCCAGCACCAGCTCGCCCGCCTCGACGCGGGCGGAGCCTACGCCGGGGGGGAGGCGGAACGGATATTCGTCGGCGGCCAGCCCCGGCTCGTTGCTGCGGCCCAGGCGGTTCAGCGCGTTGGTGAACACGTCGTGCGGCACCGGCACCTTCGCGAACGACACGCTGTGGATCTTCAGCGCGGCGCGGCCGGACCCCAGCGTGCGCAGCTGGCCGCGCAGCTTCACCTCGCTGGTGTCGGGAAGGAACTCGCGCGCCACCCGCACCTCGCGCACGTCGGGAAGGCGGTCGGTGGGCACGCGCCCGTTCAGCGTCAGCGTGTCGCCGGTGAACTGCACCGAGGGCGCGTCCAGCTCGTTCGCCAGCTGGTCGTGGAAGCGGTAGCGCAGGTAGCTGGTGAACTCCACCGCGCTCAGGTGGATGGTGTCGCCGCTCTGGCGCATCCGCTCCAGCTTCTTCTCCGCGTTTTCCGCGGCGGCCTGCGACACCTCGGCGGCCGCCGGGTCCGCGCTCTTCTGCCACGGGCCGGGGATGCGGTCGCGGTACTTGTAGCCGACGGCGAGAATGGCGATCAGGCCGACCAGCGCGAGCAGGTTGCGCATCGTTGCGTTCGTGTCTTCGTCGGGTGGCGATCGGGACCCGCGCCGCGCGTCTCCCTCCGCGGCGCTGCGGACAACTACCCCCGCGCGCCGGGGGAAGTTTCGCGAATGTCCTCTGCGATGGACGCCACGGCACCGGCGGCCGCGTCCACCTCGGCCTCGGTGGTCGCCCAGCCGACGGAGAAGCGCACCGCGCCCGTCTCCGCGCAGCCCAGCACCGCGTGCGCTTCCGGCGCGCAGTGGAGCCCGGCGCGGGTCATCACCCCGTGCTCGCGGTCCAGCCGGTGCGCCAGCCGGTTCGCGGGAATTCCGTCGACGGTAAGGGTGACGATGCCGACACCGTCCGGCGCCGCGGGGGAGAGGATGCGGACGCCTTCGATGGACGCCAGCCGCTCACGCAGCCGCGCCTTCAGCGCCGTCTCCCGTGCGTGCACGGCGGCGATGCCGCGCTCCGCCAGCCACTCCACCCCCGCCAGCAGCCCGGCGATCCCCGGCCCGTTCAGCGTTCCCGGCTCCAGCCGGTCGGGCATGGCGTCCGGCATCCCGGCCGGCATCGAGTCGCCGCCGGTGCCGCCGGCCCACACCGGATCGATCTCCATCCCCTCGCGCACCCACAGCCCGCCCGTTCCCTGCGGGCCCAGCAGCCCCTTGTGCCCGGTGAAGGCCAGCACGTCGATCCCCATCTCCATGACGTCGATGGGGACGTGCCCGGCGGACTGCGCGGCGTCGACCAGGACGATCGAGCCGTGGGCGTGCGCGCGCCGCGCCATCTCCGCCACCGGAAGGACGCTGCCGAGGACGTTGGAGGCGTGCGGGATCGCCAGCACCCGCGCCGGCCGCCCATCCCCCGCCAGCGCGTCGTCCAGCTCCGCGAAGTCCACCGATCCGTCCGCGCCGCCGCCGATCACCGTCTCCCCGATCCCCCGCGCCGCCAGCACGGCGACGGGGCGGCGGACGGCGTTGTGGTCGAACGCCGTGCGGACCACGCGGTCGCCGGGGCGGACGAGGCCGTGCAGCGCGGCGTTCAACGCGTAGGTGGCGTTGGGGAAGAAGGCGACGCGGCCGGGGTCGCCCTCGGCGCCGAATGTCCGCGCCAGCGCCGCCCGGCAGCGCAGCGCGATGCGCCCCGCCTCGAGCGCGAGGTGGTGCCCGGAGCGCCCCGGCGTCGCCCCCACCTCGCGCAGGTAGCGCACGACCGCCTCCGTCACCGCGTCGGGGCGCAGGGCGGAGGTCGCCGCGTAGTCGAGATAGATGCCGTCCATCGGCCGCGTCACGCCTCGCGCGCGGCACCCGCCCGCGATGCCGTCGCGCCGCCGGGCAGGCACCCGGCCAGCGGGGCGGGAATGGGGTAGCGCGGGCGGGGAGTCATGGGGATGGAGAACCGGGAGATGGGGTGATGCGGATCAGTTCGGCGCCGGCTCGTCCGCCTCAGCCAGGTCCAGCGCGACGTAGCGGAAGCCGGCGCGCTTCACCGCGTCGGCGATGGCGGCGCCGCCGGGCCCCATCATCCGCTCCCACGCATCCCCGTGGACGCGCACGGCGGCGATCTCGCGCTCGTGCCCCTCGACGTCCACGGACGCGCCATGCACGCCGGCGTCCGCCAGCGCGCGCTCGGCCGCGGCGATGCGGGCGTCCGCGCTCACGCCGCGCCCCCGAGCTGCACCAGCTGCGACGCGGCCAGGCCCTCGTTCAGGGCGCCGCGGCGGTAGCCGTGGAGATCGACCAGCACGCGCCCGAAACCGGCCTCGCGGACGGCAGCGTGGATCGCGGCGCGCAAACCGGCGACGCGGCCGATCTCGGCGGGGTGCACCTCCAGCCGGGCGACGGTGCCGTGGTGCCGCACGCGGAAATCGCGGAAGCTGAGCGCCCTCAGCGCCAGCTCCGCGCGCTCCACCTGCCGCAGCCGCTCCGGCGTCACCGCGATGCCGTACGGCAGCCGCGAGGCCAGGCACGGCGCCGCCGGCTGGTCCCACGTGGGCAGCCCCAGCTCGCGCGACCAGGCGCGGATCTCGGCCTTGGTCAGCCCCGCCTCGAGCAGCGGCGAGCGCACGGCGTTCTCCGCCGCGGCCACGGCGCCCGGGCGGTGGTCGCCCACGTCGTCGGCGTTGGAGCCGTCCAGCACCGTCCGCAGCCCGCGCTCATGGGCGACGGAGGCGAGGCGCGTCCACAGCTCGCTCTTGCAGAAGTAGCAGCGGTTGTTGGGGTTGGCGGCGTAGCGCGGGTCGTCCATCTCCCGCGTCTCCACCTCCAGCCAGGGGATGCCGAACCCGGCGGCCACCTCGCGCGCCGTGTCCTCCATCCAGCTGGCCACCGAGTCGCTCTTCCCGGTCACCGCCAGCACGTTCGCGGCGCCGAGCACGTCCACGGCCACCTTGGCCAGGAACACGGAATCGACGCCGCCGCTGTACCCCACCACCACCGAGCCGCACTCGCGCAGAATGCCGCGCAGCCGCTCGCGCTTGGCCTCAGGAACCATCTCACCCCTCGAAAACGGAAGACGGCCGACAAGATGCCGCTTGGCTGCATACACCGCCAGCGGTCTGGGGATCGGGACTGAACGCCGTGGAGCCTTCTCCGCGCCGCTCTCGGCCCCGCGGAGCCCTCCCCCCGCGGCTGGGGCCGCGTACCCCTCGCCCGGTACGGGCCCCGATAATGGGAGGGGGTAACTTCGAGCGTGGCGCGCAGAGGGTGGCGCACTCGTCGGACGCACGTGTGATGCGATGCCCGCAGGAAGCATCCCGGTGGCTCCGAAAGCTTTCCCGCGTTGAGTTCTCCCCCCCCGCGGAGCGGGCGGAGGGGCCGGGGGAGGGGGCTAGCCAGGCGGGCAAGATGCTGCGCCATCAGGCCGAAACTTCTCCTC
It encodes the following:
- the larE gene encoding ATP-dependent sacrificial sulfur transferase LarE, yielding MVPEAKRERLRGILRECGSVVVGYSGGVDSVFLAKVAVDVLGAANVLAVTGKSDSVASWMEDTAREVAAGFGIPWLEVETREMDDPRYAANPNNRCYFCKSELWTRLASVAHERGLRTVLDGSNADDVGDHRPGAVAAAENAVRSPLLEAGLTKAEIRAWSRELGLPTWDQPAAPCLASRLPYGIAVTPERLRQVERAELALRALSFRDFRVRHHGTVARLEVHPAEIGRVAGLRAAIHAAVREAGFGRVLVDLHGYRRGALNEGLAASQLVQLGGAA